From Paracoccus suum, the proteins below share one genomic window:
- the choW gene encoding choline ABC transporter permease subunit has product MNLVTEWKIPVGKTAKAAFDWLKGHAAPVFDAISSALEHLIAGVLWLLETPHPFILIAIAVGITWAVQRRIGTCILVALGLLFILNQGYWDETMQSLTLVLSACVVCMALGVPLGIAAAHRPRLFQAMRPVLDLMQTLPTFVYLIPAIVFFGIGMVPGLIATVIFVLPAPIRLTHLGISSTPVALVEAGRAFGATGRQLLWKVELPSALPQIMAGLNQTIMLSLSMVVIAALVGASGLGVPVVRALNSVNTALGFESGFIIVVVAIILDRMLRMERS; this is encoded by the coding sequence ATGAATTTGGTCACCGAATGGAAGATACCCGTCGGAAAGACCGCAAAGGCCGCTTTTGACTGGCTGAAAGGCCACGCGGCGCCGGTGTTCGACGCCATATCCAGCGCGCTCGAGCACCTGATCGCGGGGGTGCTGTGGCTGCTGGAAACGCCGCATCCCTTCATCCTGATCGCCATTGCCGTTGGCATCACCTGGGCGGTGCAGAGGCGGATCGGCACCTGCATCCTCGTCGCGCTGGGGCTGCTGTTTATCCTCAACCAAGGCTACTGGGACGAGACGATGCAGTCGCTGACGCTGGTGCTGTCGGCCTGCGTGGTGTGCATGGCGCTGGGCGTGCCGCTGGGCATCGCCGCGGCCCATCGTCCGCGCCTCTTTCAGGCGATGCGGCCGGTGCTGGACCTGATGCAGACCCTGCCGACCTTTGTCTACCTGATCCCGGCCATCGTGTTCTTTGGCATCGGCATGGTGCCGGGCCTGATCGCCACCGTCATCTTTGTGCTGCCCGCGCCGATCCGCCTGACCCATCTGGGCATCAGCTCGACCCCGGTCGCGCTGGTCGAGGCGGGACGAGCCTTTGGCGCCACCGGGCGGCAGTTGCTGTGGAAGGTGGAACTACCCTCGGCGCTACCGCAGATCATGGCGGGCCTGAACCAGACGATCATGCTGTCGCTGTCGATGGTGGTCATCGCCGCGCTGGTCGGGGCCAGCGGTCTGGGCGTGCCCGTGGTGCGGGCGCTGAACAGCGTGAACACCGCGTTGGGCTTCGAAAGCGGATTCATCATCGTCGTGGTGGCGATCATCCTCGACCGGATGCTGCGGATGGAGCGGTCATGA
- a CDS encoding OmpP1/FadL family transporter, translated as MKTTLGSVAALLMTAAPLFAGGIERAPQSINAIFEPGNYAEFSFGHANPRVDGTDVAGFRTGSVGKSYSFGGFAYKTQINDHWSAAFLVETPFGSDVVYPAGRSVVLGGTKAEVSSATFTGIVRYKADNNIGVHAGIRASRASGTVDLVGAGYGPLSTYRADLDTSWGTGWLAGVSWERPDIAARVSLTYQSEISHDFDTNESITSPLAGGARVPLGGQTTTEVTTPRSWNLEGQTGIAADTLLFGSVRWVKWSEFKVKPAFLTVPPPRGAGITEGIVSLDDTITYTLGVGRKFNDNWSGLMAVVYEPKNDEPLSPLAPYNGRKGISLGASYTQGAMKVTGIVSYSRLGDAAVGRGETTYANMKDNSILGVGVRVGYSF; from the coding sequence ATGAAAACGACCCTGGGTAGCGTCGCGGCATTGCTGATGACCGCTGCACCACTGTTCGCCGGCGGGATCGAGCGCGCGCCGCAATCGATCAACGCGATCTTCGAGCCGGGCAACTATGCCGAGTTCAGCTTTGGCCATGCCAATCCGCGGGTCGATGGCACTGATGTTGCCGGCTTCCGCACGGGCAGCGTGGGCAAGAGCTACAGCTTTGGCGGGTTCGCCTACAAGACGCAGATCAACGATCACTGGTCTGCCGCCTTTCTGGTCGAGACGCCGTTCGGCTCTGACGTGGTCTACCCTGCGGGTCGCTCGGTCGTGCTGGGGGGCACGAAGGCCGAGGTCTCTTCGGCGACGTTCACAGGGATCGTCCGCTACAAGGCCGACAACAACATCGGCGTTCACGCCGGTATCCGCGCCTCGCGCGCCAGTGGCACCGTCGATCTGGTCGGCGCCGGCTATGGTCCACTGTCAACCTATCGGGCCGACCTGGACACCAGTTGGGGCACCGGCTGGCTGGCGGGCGTATCGTGGGAGCGGCCGGACATCGCAGCCCGTGTCTCGCTGACCTACCAGTCGGAAATCTCGCATGATTTCGACACCAACGAATCGATCACCTCGCCGCTGGCGGGTGGCGCGCGGGTACCGCTGGGCGGCCAGACCACAACCGAGGTCACGACCCCGCGTTCCTGGAACCTCGAGGGGCAGACGGGCATCGCCGCCGACACGCTGCTGTTCGGCTCGGTCCGGTGGGTCAAATGGTCCGAGTTCAAGGTCAAGCCGGCCTTCCTGACCGTCCCGCCGCCGCGCGGCGCCGGCATCACCGAGGGCATCGTTTCGCTGGATGACACGATCACCTACACCCTCGGCGTCGGGCGCAAGTTCAACGACAACTGGTCGGGTCTGATGGCCGTCGTCTACGAGCCCAAGAACGACGAGCCGCTGTCGCCCCTGGCCCCCTACAACGGCCGCAAGGGCATCTCGCTCGGCGCCAGCTACACGCAGGGCGCGATGAAGGTAACCGGCATTGTCAGCTATTCGCGGCTGGGCGACGCGGCGGTCGGCCGCGGCGAGACGACCTATGCGAACATGAAGGACAACTCGATCCTCGGGGTCGGGGTGCGCGTCGGTTACTCGTTCTGA
- the ugpC gene encoding sn-glycerol-3-phosphate ABC transporter ATP-binding protein UgpC, producing the protein MAQITLDGLGKVYPGGTRAVGDVDLDVADGEFVVLVGPSGCGKSTLLRMVAGLEAITDGTVTIGGRVVNDVEPADRDIAMVFQNYALYPHMSVRDNLAYGLRNRRTPKDEIARRVDEAARMLQLGPYLDRRPRALSGGQRQRVAMGRAIVREPAAFLFDEPLSNLDAKLRGAMRLEIKALQRRLRTTALYVTHDQIEAMTLADRLVVLNAGAVEQIGTPLEVYRRPASVFVAGFIGAPPMNLIPTAALPQMGLPDAILGVRPEDLVPAAGGPIELTITAIEELGPQRLVHGTVAGEPLAVTLPPDMPLSDRLQLRADPAALHLFDALTGKRREGVPVPQMAGV; encoded by the coding sequence GTGGCGCAGATCACTCTTGACGGGCTCGGCAAGGTCTATCCTGGCGGTACCCGCGCGGTCGGCGATGTCGACCTCGACGTAGCCGACGGCGAATTCGTCGTGCTGGTTGGCCCGTCCGGCTGCGGCAAATCGACCTTGCTGCGCATGGTCGCGGGCCTCGAGGCTATCACCGACGGCACGGTCACCATCGGCGGGCGCGTCGTGAACGATGTCGAGCCGGCCGACCGTGACATCGCCATGGTGTTCCAGAACTACGCGCTCTACCCGCATATGTCGGTGCGCGACAATCTGGCCTACGGGCTGCGCAACCGCCGCACGCCCAAGGACGAGATTGCCCGCCGCGTCGACGAGGCCGCGCGGATGCTGCAACTTGGGCCCTACCTGGACCGCCGCCCGCGCGCGCTGTCCGGGGGACAGCGCCAGCGCGTCGCGATGGGTCGCGCCATCGTGCGCGAGCCGGCGGCGTTCCTGTTCGACGAGCCGCTCTCGAACCTCGACGCGAAACTGCGCGGCGCCATGCGGCTGGAGATCAAGGCACTGCAGCGCCGGCTGCGGACCACGGCCCTTTATGTAACGCATGACCAGATCGAGGCGATGACCCTGGCCGACCGTCTGGTGGTCCTGAACGCAGGCGCGGTCGAGCAGATCGGAACGCCGCTCGAGGTTTATCGCCGGCCCGCCTCGGTCTTTGTCGCGGGCTTTATCGGCGCACCGCCGATGAACCTGATCCCGACCGCCGCGCTGCCGCAGATGGGCTTGCCCGACGCGATCCTGGGCGTGCGCCCCGAGGACCTGGTTCCGGCTGCGGGCGGCCCGATCGAGTTGACGATCACCGCCATCGAAGAACTGGGACCGCAGCGGCTGGTGCATGGCACGGTCGCCGGCGAGCCGTTGGCCGTGACGCTGCCACCCGACATGCCGCTGTCCGACCGCCTGCAACTGCGCGCTGATCCCGCGGCGCTGCATCTGTTCGACGCCCTGACCGGCAAGCGCCGCGAGGGCGTGCCGGTGCCGCAGATGGCGGGCGTCTAG
- the guaB gene encoding IMP dehydrogenase: MQIREALTFDDVLLVPAASTVLPAGADVATFVTRNIRLNIPLLSSAMDTVTESRMAIAMAQAGGLGVIHRNLGIEAQADEVRRVKRFESGIVFNPITLSPDQTLADAKALQAQYNVTGFPVVDGAGRVVGIVTNRDMRFASDDATPVRVMMTSDNLAMLDEPADLESAKSLMKARRIEKLLVTDGQGKLTGLLTLKDTEKAVLNPQACKDEMGRLRVAAASTVGNEGFERSCALIEAGVDMVVIDTAHGHSEGVAMAVERVKQFSNNVQVVAGNVATAEATRALIGAGADAVKVGIGPGSICTTRIVAGVGVPQLTAIMDAASGAGDVPIIADGGIKYSGDFAKAIAAGASCAMVGSAIAGTDEAPGELILYQGRSYKSYRGMGSLGAMARGSADRYFQKDAASDKLVPEGIEGQVPYKGSVAAVIHQMVGGLRAAMGYTGHATVESMKGGCEFVRITGAGLQESHVHDVQITRESPNYRVG; this comes from the coding sequence ATGCAGATTCGAGAGGCTTTGACATTCGACGATGTTCTGCTGGTGCCGGCTGCATCAACCGTGCTGCCGGCCGGCGCGGATGTCGCGACCTTTGTCACCCGCAACATCCGGCTGAACATCCCGCTGTTGTCCTCGGCCATGGACACGGTCACGGAGAGCCGCATGGCGATTGCCATGGCCCAGGCGGGCGGGCTGGGGGTAATTCACCGCAACCTCGGGATCGAGGCGCAGGCCGACGAAGTCCGGCGTGTGAAACGGTTCGAGAGCGGGATCGTCTTCAACCCCATAACCCTGTCCCCGGACCAGACGCTGGCCGATGCCAAGGCGTTGCAGGCCCAATATAATGTGACCGGCTTTCCAGTGGTCGACGGGGCGGGCCGGGTGGTCGGTATCGTCACTAACCGCGACATGCGCTTTGCCAGCGACGATGCGACCCCGGTGCGGGTCATGATGACCTCTGACAACCTCGCCATGCTGGACGAGCCGGCCGATCTTGAGAGCGCCAAGAGCCTGATGAAGGCCCGGCGGATCGAAAAGCTGCTGGTGACCGACGGGCAGGGCAAGCTGACCGGCCTTCTGACGCTGAAGGACACCGAAAAGGCTGTCTTGAACCCGCAGGCGTGCAAGGACGAGATGGGCCGCCTGCGCGTCGCTGCCGCCTCGACCGTCGGTAACGAGGGGTTCGAGCGGTCCTGCGCGCTGATCGAGGCCGGGGTCGACATGGTAGTGATCGACACCGCCCATGGCCATTCCGAAGGCGTCGCCATGGCGGTCGAGCGGGTCAAGCAATTCTCGAACAACGTGCAGGTGGTGGCCGGCAACGTCGCCACGGCCGAGGCGACCCGGGCGCTGATCGGCGCGGGGGCCGATGCGGTGAAGGTCGGGATCGGGCCCGGCAGCATCTGCACCACGCGCATCGTCGCCGGCGTCGGCGTGCCGCAACTGACGGCGATCATGGACGCAGCCTCGGGCGCGGGGGACGTTCCCATCATCGCCGATGGCGGCATCAAGTATTCCGGCGATTTCGCCAAGGCGATTGCCGCCGGGGCGTCCTGCGCCATGGTCGGCAGCGCGATAGCCGGCACCGACGAAGCGCCGGGCGAGTTGATCCTCTACCAGGGCCGATCCTACAAATCCTATCGCGGCATGGGCAGCCTTGGCGCCATGGCCCGCGGCAGCGCCGACCGCTATTTCCAGAAGGACGCCGCCTCGGACAAGCTGGTCCCCGAGGGGATCGAGGGGCAGGTGCCCTACAAGGGGTCCGTCGCAGCGGTCATTCACCAGATGGTTGGCGGCCTTCGCGCCGCGATGGGCTACACCGGCCACGCCACCGTCGAGAGCATGAAGGGCGGCTGCGAGTTCGTCCGTATCACCGGCGCGGGCCTGCAGGAAAGCCACGTCCATGATGTGCAGATCACGCGGGAATCGCCCAACTATCGGGTCGGGTAG
- the ugpA gene encoding sn-glycerol-3-phosphate ABC transporter permease UgpA, translating into MKRALFGNRLLPWLLLAPQLAVTLIFFIWPAAQAVRQSFLREDAFGLNSSFVGLANYTALARSPEYLNSFKATAIFAVSTTMLSLVVALVMALAVDRLIRSGRFYTTLLIWPYAVAPAVAGILWWFIFNPTVGILPYVLKGVGYDWNHLSRPRDAMILIVLASAWSRISYSFLFFVAGLQSIPQSLYEAAAIDRAGPLKRFVTITLPLLSPTTFFLMVVNIVYAMFETFGVIDATTEGGPAQSTNILVYKVWFDGFIGQNLGSSAAQSVILMLIVIVLTVIQFRWIEKRVAY; encoded by the coding sequence ATGAAGCGTGCACTCTTTGGCAACCGGCTGCTTCCGTGGCTGCTGCTGGCGCCCCAGCTTGCTGTGACCCTGATCTTTTTCATCTGGCCCGCGGCCCAGGCCGTCCGCCAAAGCTTTCTGCGCGAGGATGCGTTCGGCCTCAACTCCAGCTTCGTGGGGCTTGCGAACTACACAGCCCTGGCGCGCAGCCCGGAATACCTCAACTCCTTCAAGGCCACCGCGATCTTTGCAGTCTCGACCACAATGCTGTCCCTCGTCGTCGCATTGGTCATGGCCCTCGCCGTTGACCGCCTGATCCGCTCGGGGCGCTTTTACACCACGCTGTTGATCTGGCCCTACGCGGTCGCACCTGCGGTCGCGGGCATCCTGTGGTGGTTCATCTTCAACCCCACGGTCGGCATCCTGCCTTATGTGCTGAAGGGCGTCGGCTATGACTGGAATCACCTCTCGCGGCCACGCGATGCGATGATCCTGATCGTCCTCGCCAGCGCATGGAGCCGCATCAGCTACAGCTTCCTGTTCTTTGTCGCAGGGCTGCAGTCGATCCCGCAGAGTCTTTATGAGGCGGCCGCCATCGACCGGGCCGGGCCGCTGAAACGCTTCGTGACCATCACCCTGCCCCTGCTGTCGCCGACCACGTTCTTCCTGATGGTGGTCAACATCGTCTACGCCATGTTCGAGACCTTTGGCGTGATCGACGCCACCACCGAGGGCGGGCCGGCGCAGTCCACCAACATCCTGGTCTACAAGGTCTGGTTCGACGGCTTCATCGGCCAGAACCTGGGCAGCTCGGCCGCACAATCGGTGATCCTGATGCTGATCGTCATCGTCCTGACCGTCATCCAGTTCCGCTGGATCGAAAAGCGGGTGGCCTACTGA
- the choV gene encoding choline ABC transporter ATP-binding protein has translation MMDASTPPATPDVRPPAVVFDNVSIVFGNDPAKALPLMDGGLDRAEIKARTGQVLGVHNCDLTVPEAEILVLMGLSGSGKSTLLRAVNALNPVCRGEVRISDGHGGMVSVTAANRARLREIRLNRVSMVFQQFGLLPWRTVRQNVGLGMELAGVPAAECAARTDAQLQTVGLSDWADRRVGDLSGGMQQRVGLARAFATEAPILLMDEPFSALDPLIRTRLQDELLELQARTRRTIVFVSHDLDEAFKLGNRIALMEGGRIVQFGTPRDIVAAPANGYVQDFVANMNPIGVLTATDMAEDGEAAGTALPRDLPARDVMQALGEVEALPLEGGGRVTRAGVLRRLVHPQG, from the coding sequence ATGATGGATGCCAGCACACCTCCCGCAACGCCGGACGTCCGCCCGCCTGCCGTGGTGTTCGACAATGTCTCGATTGTGTTTGGCAACGACCCTGCCAAGGCGCTGCCCCTGATGGACGGCGGCCTCGACCGGGCCGAGATCAAGGCCCGCACCGGACAGGTGCTGGGCGTTCACAACTGCGACCTGACCGTTCCCGAGGCCGAGATCCTGGTGCTGATGGGTCTCTCGGGCAGCGGCAAGTCGACCTTGCTCCGCGCGGTCAACGCCCTGAACCCGGTCTGCCGGGGCGAGGTGCGGATCAGCGACGGGCACGGGGGAATGGTCAGCGTGACGGCCGCCAACCGCGCCCGCCTGCGCGAGATCCGCCTCAACCGCGTGTCGATGGTGTTCCAGCAATTCGGCCTGCTGCCGTGGCGCACCGTGCGCCAGAATGTGGGCTTGGGGATGGAACTTGCGGGTGTGCCCGCGGCCGAATGCGCCGCGCGCACCGATGCCCAGTTGCAGACCGTCGGGCTGTCGGACTGGGCCGATCGCAGGGTCGGCGATCTGTCGGGCGGCATGCAGCAGCGCGTCGGCCTCGCCCGCGCCTTTGCGACCGAGGCGCCGATCCTGCTGATGGACGAGCCGTTCAGCGCGCTCGATCCGCTCATCCGCACCCGGCTGCAGGACGAGCTTTTGGAATTGCAGGCCCGCACCCGGCGCACCATCGTCTTTGTGAGCCACGACCTCGACGAGGCATTTAAGCTGGGCAACCGCATCGCCCTGATGGAGGGCGGACGCATCGTCCAGTTCGGCACGCCGCGCGACATCGTGGCTGCGCCCGCCAACGGCTATGTCCAGGACTTCGTGGCCAATATGAACCCGATCGGCGTTCTGACCGCGACCGACATGGCTGAGGATGGCGAGGCCGCTGGCACGGCGCTGCCGCGCGACTTGCCGGCCCGCGACGTGATGCAGGCGCTGGGCGAAGTCGAGGCCCTGCCGCTCGAGGGCGGCGGCCGGGTGACGCGGGCAGGTGTGCTGCGCCGGCTTGTCCACCCGCAGGGGTAA
- the ugpB gene encoding sn-glycerol-3-phosphate ABC transporter substrate-binding protein UgpB, translating to MRVFAVASLAALVATPTFAATEIQWWHAMGGELGAKLEEIVKGFNDSQSDYVVVPSYKGSYPETMTAAIAAFRAKQQPAIVQVFEVGTGTMMAAKGAIKPVYQMMADAGEPFDPAAFLPAVVGYYTDPQGNMLSMPFNSSTPVLYYNKDMFEKAGLDPETPPKTWAEFEDFSAKIKAAGGSACGLTSGWISWIQTENLSAWHNQPIGTEANGFGGTSARLTVNGPVQVKHWANLKKWADEGVFKYGGPTGGDNAPPMFYSQECAMYMNSSGSRSAVIANAKDFKVGVGMMPYYDDVPGAPQNSIIGGATLWVLEGRPAEEYKGAAKFFTYLSSPEVQADWHQASGYLPITQAAYELSKSQGFYDKNPGTEVAIKQVTLNPPTENSKGLRFGNYVQVRTVIDEEFEQLLAGKKDAQGALDAVVSRGNKLLEEFEAQNK from the coding sequence TTGCGGGTATTTGCTGTCGCCAGTCTTGCGGCCCTGGTCGCCACGCCGACCTTTGCGGCCACCGAAATCCAATGGTGGCACGCCATGGGCGGCGAACTGGGTGCGAAACTGGAAGAAATCGTGAAGGGCTTTAACGACAGTCAGTCCGACTATGTCGTTGTGCCCAGCTACAAGGGCAGCTACCCCGAGACGATGACCGCTGCCATCGCGGCCTTCCGCGCCAAGCAACAGCCGGCCATCGTCCAGGTGTTCGAGGTCGGCACCGGCACGATGATGGCTGCCAAGGGCGCGATCAAGCCGGTCTACCAGATGATGGCCGATGCCGGCGAGCCGTTCGATCCGGCGGCCTTCCTGCCGGCAGTCGTTGGCTACTACACCGACCCCCAGGGCAACATGCTCTCGATGCCCTTCAACAGCTCGACCCCGGTCCTTTACTACAACAAGGACATGTTCGAAAAAGCCGGCCTCGACCCCGAGACCCCGCCCAAGACCTGGGCTGAGTTCGAGGATTTCAGCGCCAAGATCAAGGCTGCCGGCGGCTCTGCCTGCGGGCTGACCTCGGGCTGGATCAGTTGGATCCAGACCGAGAACCTGAGCGCCTGGCACAACCAGCCCATCGGCACCGAGGCCAACGGCTTTGGTGGCACCTCGGCGCGCCTGACAGTGAATGGCCCTGTGCAGGTCAAGCACTGGGCCAACCTCAAGAAATGGGCTGACGAGGGCGTCTTCAAATACGGCGGCCCGACCGGCGGCGACAACGCGCCGCCGATGTTCTACAGCCAGGAATGCGCGATGTATATGAACTCGTCGGGCTCGCGCTCGGCGGTCATCGCGAACGCCAAGGACTTCAAGGTCGGCGTCGGCATGATGCCCTATTACGACGATGTGCCCGGCGCGCCGCAGAACAGCATCATCGGCGGTGCCACCCTGTGGGTGCTCGAGGGTCGTCCGGCCGAGGAGTACAAGGGCGCGGCCAAGTTCTTCACCTACCTGTCCAGCCCCGAGGTGCAGGCCGACTGGCATCAGGCCTCGGGCTATCTGCCGATCACTCAAGCCGCCTACGAACTGAGCAAGTCCCAGGGCTTCTACGACAAGAACCCCGGCACCGAGGTTGCGATCAAGCAAGTGACGCTTAACCCGCCGACCGAGAACAGCAAGGGCCTGCGCTTCGGCAACTACGTGCAGGTGCGCACCGTCATCGACGAGGAGTTCGAACAGTTGCTGGCCGGCAAGAAGGACGCGCAGGGCGCGCTTGACGCTGTCGTGTCGCGCGGCAACAAACTGCTGGAAGAGTTCGAGGCACAGAACAAGTAA
- a CDS encoding transglycosylase SLT domain-containing protein, giving the protein MAAESGVPADILGALTLTETGRRADGVVRPWAWSVNAEGKGTWFDAPGPALAYAEDRLAQGRRNLDIGCFQLNYRWHGAGFASVSEMFDPVQNARYAARFLRQLYDESGDWRAAAGAFHSRRPADARKYLARFDELRAGLQQRGWAGLMGTPETYNSFAAEAGDAAVTPGGLVGVLHRIAGAGPGSGSSAARHGAVEVTASAGPETVLDGGQAPADEVGGAMPADALGLGVEVPVPDGAQGGGLNVALDSGGSNSGGTAPGVYDGLPSIGLSAGLAQAPLDGTAPGQQGLAAKASGQWPPQPLPGEEISLQQLAMDLTGQSGGKPAAGASRRHRESQAGTMLLGAIRGSGEAGGAGSLAVLAEARGPLLQGSASLLARGQP; this is encoded by the coding sequence GTGGCCGCTGAAAGCGGCGTCCCGGCCGACATCCTCGGCGCGTTGACCCTCACCGAGACCGGCCGCCGCGCGGACGGCGTCGTGCGCCCTTGGGCGTGGAGCGTCAATGCAGAGGGCAAGGGTACCTGGTTCGACGCCCCCGGCCCGGCGCTTGCCTATGCCGAGGACCGCCTGGCGCAAGGACGGCGCAACCTCGATATCGGGTGTTTTCAACTGAATTATCGCTGGCACGGCGCCGGGTTCGCCTCGGTGTCAGAGATGTTCGACCCGGTGCAGAACGCCCGCTACGCCGCCCGCTTCCTGCGCCAGCTTTATGACGAAAGCGGCGACTGGCGCGCGGCTGCGGGGGCGTTCCACTCGCGCCGGCCGGCGGATGCGCGGAAGTATCTGGCACGCTTTGACGAGTTGCGCGCCGGCTTGCAGCAGCGGGGTTGGGCCGGGCTGATGGGCACGCCCGAGACTTACAACAGCTTTGCCGCCGAAGCCGGGGATGCCGCGGTCACGCCCGGCGGTCTGGTGGGAGTGCTGCACCGCATTGCGGGTGCCGGGCCGGGGTCCGGCAGTTCCGCCGCGAGGCACGGGGCCGTCGAGGTTACTGCGAGCGCGGGTCCGGAGACCGTCCTCGACGGTGGACAGGCCCCCGCGGATGAGGTCGGGGGCGCAATGCCGGCCGACGCGCTGGGTCTCGGGGTCGAGGTGCCCGTGCCGGACGGCGCACAAGGCGGCGGCCTGAATGTTGCGCTGGACAGTGGTGGTTCGAACTCGGGCGGTACCGCACCCGGCGTCTATGACGGGCTTCCCTCTATCGGGTTATCTGCCGGACTTGCTCAGGCGCCGCTTGATGGCACGGCTCCGGGGCAACAGGGCTTGGCTGCGAAAGCGTCCGGCCAATGGCCGCCCCAGCCGCTGCCCGGCGAGGAGATAAGCTTGCAGCAACTCGCCATGGACCTGACCGGCCAATCGGGCGGCAAACCGGCCGCCGGTGCCAGCCGCCGGCACCGCGAATCCCAGGCCGGTACCATGCTGCTGGGCGCAATCCGCGGCAGCGGCGAGGCCGGCGGCGCCGGCTCGCTGGCAGTCCTGGCCGAGGCCCGCGGGCCACTGCTGCAGGGCAGCGCGTCGCTTCTGGCCCGCGGGCAGCCATGA
- the ugpE gene encoding sn-glycerol-3-phosphate ABC transporter permease UgpE produces the protein MVEDRPFLNFLAHLVLIFGVAIVAMPLWLAFVASTHGPNDFMSGVVPMLPGPNLIENYGHMFSTGVSSSGMPPVGRMLGNSLIMALSIALGKIAISIISAFAIVYFRFPFRMAAFWIIFATLMLPVEVRIVPTYKVVADLGMLNTYAGLSIPLIASATATFLFRQVFLTMPDELTEAARIDGAGPMKFFRDILLPLSRTNIAALFVIMFIYGWNQYLWPLLVTTSSSKYTIVAGIKRMADVADAQPQWHLVMATAVLAVLPPLLVIVFMQRLFVKGLVDTEK, from the coding sequence ATGGTCGAGGATCGCCCGTTTCTGAACTTCCTCGCCCATCTCGTGCTCATCTTTGGCGTCGCCATCGTCGCCATGCCGCTATGGCTGGCCTTTGTCGCCTCGACCCACGGGCCGAATGACTTCATGTCCGGCGTGGTGCCGATGTTGCCGGGGCCGAACCTGATCGAGAACTATGGCCACATGTTCAGCACCGGCGTCAGCAGCAGCGGCATGCCGCCGGTCGGGCGGATGCTCGGCAACAGCCTGATCATGGCGCTCTCGATCGCGTTGGGAAAGATCGCGATCTCGATCATATCCGCATTCGCCATCGTCTATTTCCGCTTTCCGTTCCGCATGGCAGCATTCTGGATCATTTTTGCCACGCTGATGCTGCCGGTCGAGGTGCGGATCGTGCCGACTTACAAAGTGGTCGCGGACCTCGGGATGCTGAACACCTATGCGGGCCTCTCGATCCCACTGATCGCCAGCGCCACCGCGACTTTCCTCTTCCGGCAGGTGTTCCTGACCATGCCGGACGAGTTGACGGAGGCGGCGCGGATCGACGGCGCGGGGCCGATGAAGTTCTTTCGCGACATCCTGCTGCCGCTGTCGCGCACCAATATCGCGGCGCTGTTCGTGATCATGTTCATCTATGGCTGGAACCAGTACCTGTGGCCGCTTCTGGTCACGACGAGCAGCAGCAAGTACACCATCGTCGCCGGCATCAAGCGTATGGCCGATGTCGCCGACGCGCAGCCGCAGTGGCATCTGGTCATGGCGACCGCCGTGCTGGCGGTGCTGCCGCCCCTGCTGGTGATCGTGTTTATGCAGCGCCTGTTCGTCAAGGGCCTGGTCGATACGGAGAAGTAA